Proteins co-encoded in one Rubinisphaera margarita genomic window:
- a CDS encoding MotA/TolQ/ExbB proton channel family protein: MDINLAPIFAASASAIYIALAGVAVFGLFQVILLTRKISEKKMSPAATARFRETVQEFLERRDWQAIAELCDTPEYWSRAVPQMILVAIEQMDRSPAKLRQVLAERFERDVVAELEYGASWINTVVKSAPMLGLLGTVSGMIQAFAKIADTQKTGGDPSALAGEISFALFTTALGLAIAIPLVIAGAFLHIRMGKLQDHVQDELSWFLDQMEQFRRT, from the coding sequence ATGGATATCAATCTCGCTCCCATTTTTGCCGCATCGGCCAGTGCGATATATATCGCACTGGCGGGCGTGGCGGTTTTCGGCCTGTTTCAGGTGATTCTGCTTACCCGCAAGATCTCCGAGAAGAAGATGTCGCCCGCAGCGACGGCTCGCTTTCGGGAAACCGTCCAGGAGTTCCTGGAACGTCGCGACTGGCAGGCTATCGCGGAACTCTGCGACACACCGGAATACTGGTCGCGAGCCGTGCCCCAAATGATTCTGGTCGCCATCGAACAGATGGATCGCTCTCCGGCCAAACTGCGACAGGTCCTGGCCGAGCGTTTCGAACGAGATGTGGTCGCCGAACTGGAATACGGGGCCTCGTGGATCAACACCGTCGTCAAATCGGCGCCGATGCTCGGACTGCTCGGGACGGTGAGCGGGATGATCCAGGCCTTCGCCAAGATTGCGGATACCCAAAAGACGGGCGGAGACCCTTCGGCTCTGGCCGGCGAGATCAGCTTCGCTCTGTTTACAACGGCACTCGGACTGGCGATCGCGATTCCGCTGGTGATTGCCGGAGCCTTTCTTCACATCCGCATGGGCAAACTGCAGGATCACGTTCAGGATGAACTCTCCTGGTTCCTGGATCAGATGGAGCAGTTCCGACGGACCTGA
- the rnpA gene encoding ribonuclease P protein component, translating to MTDESGSETGLRFLREFRVRSGDDFERIYNGKNRAGDHLLLIFGLPNGRAFSRIGLSVSRKHGNAVHRNRKKRLLREAFRLSRPKLPAGFDFVLIPRVGTQATVGEYRRSLKRLMKKVASRFPDGEEQSR from the coding sequence ATGACCGACGAGTCTGGCTCGGAAACCGGTCTGCGATTTCTGCGTGAGTTTCGAGTGCGATCCGGGGACGATTTCGAGCGAATCTACAACGGAAAGAACAGGGCGGGCGATCATCTGCTGCTGATCTTCGGCCTCCCGAACGGCCGGGCGTTCAGTCGAATCGGCCTGAGTGTGTCGCGGAAGCATGGCAATGCTGTGCACCGGAACCGCAAGAAGCGGCTGTTGCGGGAAGCCTTCCGGCTCTCCCGTCCCAAGCTGCCCGCGGGGTTTGATTTTGTGCTGATCCCCAGAGTGGGAACGCAAGCGACTGTGGGCGAGTACCGAAGATCGTTGAAGCGACTGATGAAGAAGGTTGCCAGTCGATTCCCGGACGGAGAAGAACAGTCGCGATGA
- a CDS encoding DUF1559 domain-containing protein: MAGTLKRFPKKDGFTLIELLVVIAIIAILVALLLPAVQQAREAARRSSCKNNLKQLGIALHNYHDTHTCLPGNPVAAISDGAYRNKGWEGWSAMAMLLPYIEQGAIYDQCDFNRYWNSTAGNNNRNTTNNLIPTICCPSDPMGMRRQEGNSAPFSYCFSAGPATGWNLQNNAPGPFSFESSTRFRDVTDGLTNTIFMSEVKIATNGQVRDQTFRVSTAGDLTSSTGHSRVFENNATDIAAINSYYDACAAQWQTSTFHGDDDGAQRFWASGRWTWGPAFNTLVPPNPKGPSCDNDTSVTEMRVKTATSYHSGGVQALMMDGSVIFVSENVDQGTWIGAGSMQGRETTSLTN, encoded by the coding sequence ATGGCCGGAACTCTGAAACGATTTCCAAAGAAAGACGGATTTACGCTCATCGAGCTCCTGGTGGTGATTGCGATTATCGCCATCCTGGTGGCTCTGCTGCTGCCCGCGGTGCAACAGGCCCGCGAAGCCGCTCGACGTTCTTCCTGTAAAAACAACCTCAAACAGCTCGGAATCGCACTCCACAACTATCACGACACTCACACTTGCCTGCCGGGTAACCCCGTGGCTGCAATCTCCGACGGTGCCTATCGCAACAAAGGTTGGGAAGGCTGGAGTGCCATGGCCATGCTGCTCCCCTACATCGAGCAGGGGGCCATCTACGACCAGTGCGATTTCAATCGCTACTGGAACAGCACGGCTGGCAACAACAACCGGAACACGACGAACAATCTGATTCCGACAATCTGCTGTCCGAGCGATCCGATGGGAATGCGTCGTCAGGAAGGGAACTCGGCTCCGTTTTCCTACTGCTTCTCGGCTGGTCCGGCAACTGGCTGGAACCTGCAGAACAACGCTCCGGGACCGTTCAGCTTCGAGTCCTCGACACGCTTTCGCGACGTCACCGACGGTTTGACCAATACGATCTTCATGTCTGAAGTGAAGATTGCGACCAATGGTCAGGTTCGCGATCAGACGTTCCGCGTGAGTACTGCCGGCGATCTGACGTCTTCTACCGGGCACAGTCGCGTTTTTGAGAACAACGCCACCGATATCGCCGCCATCAACTCGTACTACGACGCCTGTGCGGCTCAGTGGCAGACGAGTACATTTCACGGCGACGACGATGGTGCTCAGCGGTTCTGGGCTTCCGGTCGCTGGACCTGGGGACCGGCGTTCAACACGCTTGTGCCGCCGAACCCGAAGGGCCCTTCGTGTGACAACGATACCTCCGTCACCGAAATGCGGGTCAAGACCGCGACGAGCTATCACTCAGGTGGTGTCCAGGCTCTGATGATGGATGGCTCGGTCATCTTCGTCAGCGAAAACGTCGACCAGGGAACCTGGATCGGAGCCGGGTCGATGCAGGGTCGCGAAACGACCTCGCTGACCAACTAA
- a CDS encoding ExbD/TolR family protein, translating to MAPMIDVVFQLLIFFMLTLKIIPIEGDFNINMPLGKQATESPDVPIPPIKVRLTANVDGTLAGVQFRQVSLGNDNLAFDRLNAEIGKLVGRRDNPYLDELEVEIDADYNLHYRHVIAAVSASTGYVSPQTGQVIRYIEKVKFAPPRRPAG from the coding sequence ATGGCGCCGATGATCGACGTCGTCTTTCAGCTCCTGATCTTCTTCATGCTGACGCTGAAAATTATCCCAATCGAAGGGGATTTCAACATCAACATGCCTCTCGGCAAACAGGCGACCGAGAGCCCTGATGTCCCGATCCCGCCAATTAAGGTCCGTCTCACGGCGAACGTCGACGGCACTCTGGCCGGTGTGCAGTTCCGGCAGGTTTCGCTCGGCAACGACAATCTGGCCTTCGACCGGTTGAACGCCGAGATTGGCAAGCTGGTCGGTCGTCGGGACAATCCGTATCTCGATGAACTCGAGGTCGAGATCGATGCCGACTATAATCTGCATTATCGACACGTGATCGCGGCTGTCTCCGCCAGCACCGGGTATGTCAGTCCGCAGACCGGTCAGGTGATTCGATACATCGAAAAAGTGAAATTTGCCCCGCCGCGTCGTCCTGCCGGCTGA
- a CDS encoding ExbD/TolR family protein: MRYKQQQSTVLEPDMTPMIDVVFQLIAFFMLVTNFEQTQADERVKLPSDQLARPPEVAREKVLVVNIGFNRNREGEKTDPQAYIFEGDELIPVLDFGRRLKEEQRVANALYGPDGVKEMTIEIRADAETPTGLIQELIKLSQENGFEKFSLRAKQLVK, from the coding sequence ATGCGTTATAAGCAGCAACAGTCCACGGTGCTCGAACCGGACATGACGCCAATGATCGACGTCGTGTTTCAGTTGATCGCCTTCTTCATGCTGGTGACCAACTTCGAACAGACGCAGGCCGATGAGCGGGTCAAGCTTCCCAGCGATCAGCTGGCCCGTCCCCCGGAAGTCGCCCGCGAGAAGGTGCTCGTCGTCAACATCGGTTTCAATCGGAACCGGGAAGGCGAGAAGACCGATCCTCAGGCGTATATTTTCGAGGGGGATGAACTGATTCCCGTCCTCGATTTCGGCCGCCGTCTCAAAGAAGAGCAGCGGGTCGCCAATGCTCTTTACGGACCCGATGGTGTCAAAGAGATGACCATCGAAATTCGAGCCGACGCCGAGACTCCCACCGGGCTGATCCAGGAATTGATCAAGCTCTCCCAGGAAAACGGTTTCGAGAAGTTCTCATTGAGAGCTAAACAGCTGGTGAAATAA
- a CDS encoding anthranilate synthase component II — protein MIFILDNYDSFTYNLVQRLGEIDPQVEIVVKRNDQTTLDEIAELQPERIIISPGPCTPNEAGLSRDVIREFGPQVPLLGVCLGHQSIADVYGAKVVRAVRLMHGKVSKIRHNGEGVFVGIENPCIATRYHSLAVPEDSLPDCLVPTAWSDDEDQPAELMGLRHRDYPVHGVQFHPESFLTEAGIPLLKNFLTLSK, from the coding sequence ATGATCTTCATTCTCGATAATTACGACTCCTTCACGTACAACCTGGTCCAGCGACTGGGCGAGATCGATCCGCAGGTCGAGATCGTCGTCAAACGCAACGATCAGACGACGTTGGACGAGATCGCCGAATTGCAGCCCGAACGGATCATCATTTCGCCGGGGCCCTGCACGCCGAACGAAGCCGGCCTGTCCCGGGATGTCATCCGCGAGTTCGGGCCGCAGGTTCCGCTGCTCGGCGTCTGTCTGGGGCATCAGTCGATCGCCGATGTCTACGGAGCGAAAGTCGTCCGAGCCGTGCGGTTGATGCATGGCAAAGTTTCGAAGATCCGCCACAACGGCGAGGGAGTCTTCGTTGGCATCGAAAATCCCTGCATCGCCACCCGTTATCACAGCCTGGCCGTTCCCGAAGATTCGCTGCCGGACTGCCTGGTTCCGACTGCCTGGTCGGACGATGAGGACCAGCCTGCCGAACTGATGGGCCTGCGCCATCGGGACTACCCGGTGCACGGCGTCCAATTTCATCCGGAAAGCTTCCTCACTGAAGCCGGCATCCCTCTGCTGAAAAACTTCCTGACGCTGTCGAAGTAG
- a CDS encoding MotA/TolQ/ExbB proton channel family protein: protein MKFSDTNSAPARRFGLFCVLSLTVLMGLQVFAPAPWMSVAQAQEEPAAAEAPAEAPAAASESSGPEEKSFLMWMIEASGIFGGILLILSVVMMALIMTNVMQVKRAVFVPQDFIDEFRAKLDAKDYKGAYDLAKADDSLIARIMAVGMGRLDRGYASAVEAMQELGEEENMNYEHKLSYLALIASVAPMIGLMGTVYGMILSFQKIATATVAPKPSELADGISTALFTTLEGLAVAIPAMVAYSILRNRVARYMLEVGMISEGLMSRLPITKQQAPQA, encoded by the coding sequence GTGAAATTTTCCGACACGAATTCTGCACCTGCCCGACGCTTCGGCCTGTTCTGCGTGCTGAGCCTGACCGTTCTGATGGGTCTGCAGGTCTTCGCACCCGCCCCCTGGATGTCTGTCGCGCAAGCACAGGAAGAACCGGCCGCCGCAGAGGCACCGGCTGAAGCCCCAGCGGCCGCCAGCGAGTCATCTGGTCCGGAAGAGAAGAGCTTCCTGATGTGGATGATCGAAGCCTCGGGGATCTTCGGGGGCATTCTGCTGATTCTCTCCGTCGTCATGATGGCCCTCATCATGACCAACGTGATGCAGGTCAAACGGGCCGTGTTCGTTCCGCAGGACTTCATCGACGAATTCCGGGCCAAGCTCGACGCCAAGGACTACAAGGGAGCCTACGATCTGGCCAAGGCCGACGATTCGCTGATCGCCCGCATCATGGCGGTGGGCATGGGTCGCCTGGATCGCGGCTACGCTTCGGCTGTCGAAGCGATGCAGGAACTGGGCGAAGAAGAGAACATGAACTACGAACACAAGCTCAGCTACCTGGCTCTGATCGCATCGGTCGCCCCGATGATCGGGCTGATGGGTACGGTTTACGGGATGATTCTGTCGTTCCAGAAGATCGCCACCGCGACTGTCGCTCCGAAGCCGAGCGAGCTGGCCGACGGGATTTCAACCGCTCTGTTCACGACGCTGGAAGGTCTCGCCGTGGCCATCCCGGCCATGGTCGCTTACAGCATTCTCCGCAACCGGGTCGCTCGCTACATGCTGGAAGTCGGCATGATCAGCGAAGGACTGATGAGCCGTCTGCCGATCACCAAGCAGCAGGCTCCTCAGGCGTAA
- the yidD gene encoding membrane protein insertion efficiency factor YidD: MSRFLHTIRNLPSRILIGMVRVYQWTLSPIIGRQCRYQPTCSHYFIGAVEKYGPVRGSWRGLKRICRCHPWGGEGYDPP; this comes from the coding sequence ATGAGCCGGTTCCTCCACACGATTCGCAATCTGCCGTCCCGAATTCTGATCGGCATGGTTCGTGTCTATCAGTGGACGCTGAGCCCGATCATCGGCCGCCAGTGTCGCTATCAGCCGACCTGCAGTCACTACTTCATTGGAGCGGTCGAGAAGTACGGACCTGTTCGCGGATCCTGGCGCGGCCTCAAACGCATCTGCCGCTGCCACCCCTGGGGCGGAGAAGGCTACGATCCCCCATAG
- a CDS encoding tetratricopeptide repeat protein, giving the protein MINNSFRLMSLALTLAVLTASPAWAIDIITRKSQTTRLSGEITGITKSGVKIKQQTGGEVEVPANDIALIEWEAAPATLKAALGQESNGAYNEAIDALKKIIDGLPATATNVRTDAEYFIARNLAKAGLADSERLPEAIARMKAFTDANITSYHYYEAMDFLGRLHLAAGNYPQAEAAFTSVENSGFEDWKISAQSSKARVMLAQNQVDQALAAFDAVLATPAKDDASKQRQLEAKLGKAKCLNLKNQYDNSLTLLESIVKEAAEDDARLQAEACALSGTALLGQGKNLEAALAYLKIDVLFPGQQDFHAEALYNLAQLWPSLGQPGRAEEARAQLESKYPNSPWTKKLSGV; this is encoded by the coding sequence GTGATCAATAATTCGTTCCGCCTGATGTCACTGGCGTTGACTCTCGCCGTCCTGACCGCCTCTCCGGCCTGGGCCATCGATATCATTACGCGAAAAAGTCAGACAACCCGTCTCTCGGGAGAGATTACCGGCATCACCAAGAGCGGTGTGAAGATCAAACAGCAGACCGGCGGCGAGGTGGAAGTGCCCGCCAACGATATCGCCCTGATTGAATGGGAAGCCGCTCCGGCAACTCTGAAAGCCGCACTGGGTCAGGAATCAAATGGCGCTTACAATGAAGCCATCGATGCTCTGAAGAAGATTATTGATGGACTTCCCGCAACGGCGACGAACGTTCGTACGGATGCTGAATATTTTATCGCGCGAAATCTCGCCAAAGCCGGCCTCGCGGATTCCGAACGGCTGCCGGAAGCGATTGCCCGGATGAAGGCGTTCACCGACGCCAACATCACCAGCTATCACTACTACGAAGCGATGGATTTCCTCGGCCGTCTGCATTTGGCTGCCGGAAACTACCCGCAGGCTGAAGCCGCCTTCACCTCGGTTGAGAACTCCGGATTCGAAGACTGGAAGATCTCTGCTCAGTCGTCCAAAGCCCGCGTCATGCTGGCTCAGAACCAGGTCGACCAGGCTCTTGCCGCCTTCGATGCGGTGCTCGCGACTCCGGCCAAGGATGACGCCTCCAAGCAGCGTCAGCTCGAAGCCAAACTGGGGAAGGCCAAGTGCCTGAACCTCAAGAACCAGTACGACAACTCGTTGACCCTGCTGGAAAGCATCGTCAAGGAAGCTGCTGAAGACGACGCCCGCCTTCAGGCCGAAGCCTGTGCCCTTTCGGGAACGGCTCTGCTGGGCCAGGGCAAGAATCTCGAAGCGGCTCTGGCGTACCTCAAGATTGATGTGCTGTTCCCCGGTCAGCAGGACTTCCATGCCGAAGCTCTGTACAACCTCGCTCAGCTGTGGCCGTCTCTGGGACAGCCCGGTCGTGCCGAGGAAGCGCGGGCTCAGCTCGAATCGAAATACCCAAACAGCCCCTGGACCAAGAAGCTGAGTGGCGTTTAA
- a CDS encoding prolyl oligopeptidase family serine peptidase has product MAADLDYPETKKVDQVDTYHGVEVEDPYRWLEKDVREADDVRQWVEAENQVTDQYLSQIPARDKIEKELTKLWDYAKYSAPFKAGDRYFFQKNDGLQNQSVLYTMKSLDDEPEVLIDPNKWSEDGTVALSNMSFSDDGRYLAYGVQDAGSDWRTWHIMNVATRELLPEKLEWLKFTSAEWTPDGKGFFYGRFDEPEEGEAFQSLNLNHKLYYHRVGTPQSDDVLVYQRPDEPEWGFGPTVTDDGRYLIITVWKGTADKYRVFVKDLTEPYGIPVPLIDHFENEYTFLTNDGAKFYFKTDLDAPNKRVITIDLRNPQPENYVEVIPEAKEPMESINVVANQFVVSLLKDVKTQVKMYSLDGKPLREVELPGIGTASGFEGKRTDIETFYSFASFTTPPSIYRHNMITGESELFRRSEIEFDESQYELKQVFYKSKDGTKVPMFIAHKKGLKLDGNNPTLLYAYGGFNISLTPYFSISRAQWLEMGGVYCVANLRGGGEYGEDWHKGGMLQNKQNVFDDFIAAAEWLIDNKYTSTPKLAIQGGSNGGLLVGACMTQRPELFGACLPAVGVMDMLRFQKFTAGRYWVDEYGSSDDPELFKVLNQYSPYHQLKKGTKYPATMVTTADTDDRVVPGHSFKFAARLQEYNVGEEPVLIRIETKAGHGSGKPTSKIIEELADVYAFLVKELEMEYK; this is encoded by the coding sequence ATGGCGGCAGATCTCGACTACCCCGAGACCAAAAAGGTCGACCAGGTTGATACCTATCACGGCGTCGAAGTCGAAGACCCGTATCGCTGGCTCGAAAAAGACGTTCGCGAAGCTGATGACGTCCGACAGTGGGTCGAAGCCGAGAATCAGGTGACCGATCAGTACCTGTCTCAGATCCCGGCTCGGGACAAAATCGAGAAAGAACTGACAAAGCTCTGGGACTACGCGAAGTACTCCGCTCCCTTCAAAGCGGGCGACCGCTACTTCTTCCAGAAGAACGACGGACTGCAGAACCAGTCTGTCCTGTACACGATGAAATCGCTCGACGATGAGCCGGAAGTGCTGATTGACCCGAACAAGTGGTCGGAAGACGGCACGGTTGCTCTCTCGAACATGTCCTTCAGTGATGACGGACGCTATCTCGCCTACGGCGTGCAGGATGCCGGCTCCGACTGGCGAACCTGGCACATCATGAATGTCGCCACGCGCGAACTGCTGCCCGAGAAGCTCGAATGGCTGAAGTTCACTTCCGCGGAGTGGACTCCGGACGGCAAAGGCTTCTTCTACGGCCGCTTCGACGAGCCTGAAGAAGGCGAAGCGTTCCAGAGTCTGAACCTGAACCACAAGCTCTACTACCACCGCGTCGGTACGCCGCAAAGCGACGATGTCTTAGTCTACCAGCGCCCGGACGAACCCGAGTGGGGGTTCGGACCGACCGTGACCGATGACGGCCGCTACCTCATTATCACGGTCTGGAAAGGCACGGCCGACAAGTACCGTGTCTTCGTGAAAGACCTGACGGAACCTTACGGCATCCCGGTTCCGCTGATTGATCACTTCGAGAACGAGTACACGTTCCTGACAAACGACGGCGCGAAGTTCTACTTCAAGACCGACCTCGACGCGCCCAACAAACGCGTGATCACCATCGACCTGCGGAATCCGCAGCCGGAAAATTACGTCGAGGTGATTCCAGAAGCCAAAGAGCCGATGGAGTCTATCAATGTCGTCGCCAACCAGTTCGTGGTCAGCCTGCTGAAAGACGTGAAAACGCAGGTGAAGATGTACAGCCTGGACGGCAAGCCGCTGCGGGAAGTGGAGCTGCCGGGCATCGGCACGGCGTCCGGCTTCGAAGGCAAGCGGACCGACATCGAAACGTTCTATTCCTTCGCCAGCTTCACGACGCCGCCGAGCATCTACCGGCACAACATGATTACCGGAGAGAGCGAGCTGTTCCGTCGGTCGGAAATCGAATTCGATGAGTCGCAGTACGAGCTGAAGCAGGTCTTCTACAAAAGTAAGGACGGCACGAAAGTCCCGATGTTCATCGCCCATAAGAAGGGCCTGAAGCTCGACGGGAACAATCCGACCCTGCTCTACGCCTACGGCGGCTTCAACATCTCTCTCACGCCGTACTTCTCGATCAGCCGGGCCCAGTGGCTGGAAATGGGGGGCGTGTATTGCGTCGCGAATCTTCGCGGTGGCGGAGAATACGGTGAAGACTGGCACAAAGGCGGAATGCTGCAGAACAAGCAGAACGTCTTTGATGACTTCATTGCCGCAGCCGAATGGCTGATCGACAACAAGTACACCAGCACGCCGAAACTCGCCATTCAGGGGGGCAGCAACGGCGGCCTGCTCGTCGGTGCCTGCATGACGCAGCGTCCGGAACTGTTCGGAGCCTGTCTGCCGGCTGTCGGCGTGATGGACATGCTGCGATTCCAGAAATTCACCGCCGGTCGTTACTGGGTCGATGAATACGGTTCGTCAGACGATCCGGAGCTGTTCAAAGTGCTGAATCAGTACTCGCCGTACCATCAGTTGAAGAAGGGAACGAAGTACCCGGCGACGATGGTGACCACGGCTGATACCGACGACCGCGTCGTTCCTGGCCACAGCTTCAAGTTCGCCGCCCGGTTGCAGGAGTACAACGTCGGTGAAGAGCCGGTGCTGATTCGCATCGAAACCAAGGCGGGACACGGCTCGGGAAAACCAACTTCGAAGATTATTGAAGAACTTGCCGACGTTTACGCGTTTCTGGTGAAAGAGCTCGAAATGGAGTACAAATAA
- the mraZ gene encoding division/cell wall cluster transcriptional repressor MraZ, translating to MPLTGTFERSLDDKFRLALPKPFRDQILSETETSLYAAPGNDRCLALYSRKAFEELADRLTRLSSAQSDVRNYLRIFYSQAEAVEPDKQGRVRLPGRLVQFAGLENQVVLVGVRDHAEIWDSSRWDQLLAEHADEFDNLTSKAMQSLEN from the coding sequence ATGCCCTTAACCGGAACATTCGAGCGATCGCTCGACGATAAATTTCGACTTGCCCTGCCCAAGCCATTCCGTGATCAGATCCTGTCCGAGACTGAAACGAGCCTGTATGCCGCTCCCGGAAACGATCGCTGTCTGGCGCTGTATTCCCGCAAGGCATTCGAGGAACTCGCTGACCGTCTTACGCGGCTTTCGTCCGCACAAAGCGACGTTCGGAACTATCTGCGAATTTTCTATTCCCAGGCGGAAGCCGTTGAGCCCGACAAGCAGGGGAGAGTCCGTCTTCCCGGAAGGCTGGTGCAGTTTGCCGGCCTGGAGAATCAGGTCGTCCTGGTCGGCGTGCGGGATCATGCGGAAATCTGGGACTCAAGCCGCTGGGATCAACTGTTGGCGGAACATGCCGACGAGTTCGACAATCTGACCAGTAAAGCGATGCAATCGCTGGAGAACTAA
- a CDS encoding DUF1592 domain-containing protein, which translates to MKISQTSPLLAAALIAIASSLASAAELKFEQVHASLTKFCGDCHSADDDSEESVLFLKATSIEELSQMRSLWASVAEQLNNRTMPPPDEEQPTEKERLELSGWIDQTLRETACAQGPFAGSITTRRLNRIEYTNTIRDLLGVETDAAVTFPVDGSGGEGFDNNGETLFLPPILLERYLEAASNIVDEALPSRPLSLRLAPHELTPEQKKTDELRVLENKQAVRCFPRIYAPGKHALTLQAQPVEAASEIVVKVDGIVAERFAVEARETPGNFPVTFETSIQLSKGFHAIEIRCSGPAPIQLNGLKIEGRSRKLNDQQKKFYRLLTGVNLDEEPEQPRKLARTQLDHFVSRAFRRPATDAEIEKYLQLFDRSAERDEPYLESMKLAIKGVLVSSHFLFRVETPPSSPEPEPISDFELASRLSYFLWGSMPDEELWQLADAGELQNEETLRKQIERMLNDPRSRYLNEEFVGQWLGTREVGARVAPDTSKFKGEFTTELLLGFREEPIQLFSYILAEDRSLMELVTADYVVANKRLQKHYGLEEKTEKDKADWPWSPNPQLKSDGPFEKVSVENGQRGGVLGMGGVHLLTSYPNRTSPVLRGGWVLETLLGIHVPNPPPDIPELKKSKKEKLTVRQQLAKHREPSACSACHNLIDPPGFALDHYDVLGRWREKEDDQPIDASATFPSGETVEGLPGLKEMLLKRKADYYRQITRKMLGFALGRSLDDRDDCVINQLTDHLLNGDDTPRELITQVVLSTPFRYRQQGTAEQHHAGE; encoded by the coding sequence ATGAAGATTTCCCAGACTTCGCCACTGCTCGCCGCTGCCCTGATCGCAATCGCAAGCTCACTGGCCTCCGCAGCCGAGCTGAAATTCGAACAGGTTCACGCGTCTCTCACGAAGTTCTGTGGCGATTGCCACAGTGCCGACGACGACTCCGAAGAGAGCGTCCTGTTTCTCAAGGCAACCTCGATTGAAGAGCTGAGCCAGATGCGATCGCTCTGGGCCAGCGTTGCCGAGCAGCTCAACAACCGAACAATGCCTCCGCCCGATGAGGAACAACCGACCGAGAAAGAGCGGCTTGAACTGTCCGGATGGATCGACCAGACGTTGCGGGAAACAGCCTGTGCTCAGGGCCCGTTTGCCGGCTCGATCACGACGCGGCGTCTCAATCGGATCGAATACACCAACACGATTCGCGATCTGCTTGGCGTTGAAACGGATGCCGCAGTTACGTTCCCGGTCGATGGTTCCGGGGGTGAAGGCTTCGACAACAACGGCGAGACGCTGTTCTTGCCGCCGATTCTGCTGGAACGCTATCTCGAAGCCGCCAGCAACATTGTCGATGAAGCACTCCCTTCCCGTCCCCTTTCACTTCGGCTCGCTCCTCACGAACTCACCCCGGAGCAGAAGAAAACGGACGAACTTCGAGTCCTCGAAAATAAGCAGGCCGTCCGCTGCTTTCCACGAATCTACGCACCGGGAAAACACGCGCTGACCCTGCAGGCACAACCGGTCGAAGCCGCCAGCGAGATCGTGGTCAAGGTCGATGGAATCGTCGCGGAGCGCTTTGCCGTCGAGGCGCGGGAGACCCCGGGGAACTTCCCGGTGACGTTCGAAACGTCGATTCAACTTTCCAAAGGGTTCCACGCCATCGAAATCCGCTGCAGTGGACCTGCCCCCATCCAGCTCAATGGCCTGAAGATCGAAGGCAGGAGCCGGAAACTCAACGACCAGCAGAAGAAGTTCTATCGACTTCTGACCGGAGTCAATCTCGACGAAGAACCGGAACAGCCCCGCAAGCTGGCCCGAACTCAACTGGATCACTTCGTTTCTCGCGCGTTCCGCCGGCCGGCGACCGACGCTGAGATTGAAAAGTATCTGCAGCTGTTCGATCGATCAGCCGAGCGGGACGAGCCCTATCTGGAATCGATGAAGCTGGCAATCAAAGGCGTCCTGGTTTCCTCGCACTTTCTGTTTCGCGTCGAAACTCCACCGTCGTCGCCCGAACCGGAGCCGATCTCGGACTTTGAACTTGCGTCCCGATTGTCGTACTTTCTGTGGGGATCGATGCCCGACGAAGAACTCTGGCAACTCGCGGACGCGGGAGAACTGCAGAACGAGGAGACGTTGCGGAAACAGATTGAACGCATGCTCAACGATCCGCGCAGCCGGTATTTGAACGAGGAGTTCGTCGGACAATGGCTCGGCACCCGTGAAGTCGGCGCACGAGTCGCTCCCGATACCAGCAAGTTCAAAGGCGAGTTCACTACCGAACTTCTGCTCGGTTTCCGCGAAGAACCGATTCAGCTGTTTTCGTACATTCTGGCCGAAGACCGCAGCCTCATGGAGCTGGTGACGGCTGATTATGTCGTCGCCAACAAGCGTCTTCAGAAGCATTACGGGCTGGAAGAGAAAACCGAGAAAGACAAAGCCGACTGGCCCTGGTCGCCGAACCCGCAATTGAAATCAGACGGACCGTTCGAGAAAGTTTCGGTCGAAAACGGCCAGCGGGGCGGCGTACTCGGCATGGGCGGCGTGCATCTGTTGACGTCGTACCCGAACCGAACCAGTCCCGTTCTTCGTGGCGGCTGGGTGCTCGAAACGCTGCTCGGCATTCATGTTCCCAACCCGCCGCCCGATATCCCCGAACTGAAGAAGAGCAAGAAAGAGAAGCTGACCGTCCGTCAGCAGCTGGCGAAGCACCGCGAGCCCTCGGCCTGTTCGGCGTGCCACAACCTCATCGACCCGCCCGGCTTCGCGCTGGATCATTACGATGTTCTCGGTCGCTGGCGAGAGAAAGAAGACGACCAGCCGATCGACGCCTCCGCAACGTTTCCGTCGGGTGAGACTGTCGAAGGTCTCCCGGGGCTCAAAGAGATGCTGCTCAAACGCAAGGCCGACTACTATCGCCAGATCACCCGCAAAATGCTTGGCTTCGCACTGGGCCGCAGTCTCGATGACCGCGACGACTGCGTCATCAATCAGCTGACCGATCATCTTTTAAACGGCGACGACACTCCACGCGAGTTGATCACCCAGGTTGTCCTGAGTACCCCATTCCGGTATCGACAACAGGGAACAGCCGAGCAACATCACGCCGGGGAATGA